A DNA window from Desertibacillus haloalkaliphilus contains the following coding sequences:
- a CDS encoding DMT family transporter has product MRFSGVGLVMLAAICWGISGGIAAILMNKGWDPSVISLYRGAVGFICFFAWFLFCFRQNWIFSPRLYIWSLLAGVGVAGNFTFYFLSIQASSIAIAATLMYTAPLFVLLVSFLLRIERSTWFKWGCISAVLMGIILLTGAYNTESISVSFLGTVAGLASGLSYALFIFGFKNASSIGKPQTTLTIAFFSFCLILFLFTDNDEVASVITSSDIGWFLLLGIVGAGISFILYVIGIRWTAPTTASMVAMVEPVTASLFGVLLIGDHLTIIQLLGMVLILVTITVLSVKQSETEKHTKVTNT; this is encoded by the coding sequence ATGAGATTTTCAGGTGTAGGTTTAGTTATGCTAGCCGCTATATGCTGGGGTATTAGTGGGGGAATTGCCGCTATTTTAATGAACAAGGGCTGGGATCCTAGTGTAATTTCCCTTTACCGAGGGGCTGTTGGATTTATATGTTTTTTCGCGTGGTTTCTCTTTTGTTTTAGACAAAATTGGATCTTCTCTCCTCGTTTATACATATGGTCCCTATTGGCAGGGGTTGGTGTTGCTGGAAATTTCACTTTTTATTTTCTCAGTATCCAAGCCTCAAGTATTGCTATTGCCGCTACTTTAATGTACACCGCACCTCTCTTTGTCCTTTTAGTCTCCTTTTTATTACGAATAGAACGTTCGACTTGGTTTAAATGGGGGTGCATTTCCGCTGTACTTATGGGGATTATCCTGCTTACTGGTGCCTACAACACCGAATCGATTTCAGTGAGCTTTCTAGGCACGGTAGCGGGGCTCGCTTCTGGACTGTCCTATGCTTTATTTATATTCGGGTTTAAAAATGCCTCTTCTATCGGAAAGCCGCAGACCACCTTAACTATCGCTTTTTTTTCATTTTGTCTCATCCTTTTTCTTTTTACGGACAATGATGAAGTAGCTAGTGTGATCACGTCAAGTGACATAGGATGGTTTCTTCTATTAGGGATCGTGGGCGCTGGAATTTCATTTATACTTTATGTGATTGGAATTCGATGGACTGCCCCAACAACTGCTTCGATGGTCGCTATGGTAGAGCCGGTAACAGCTTCATTATTTGGCGTTCTGCTTATCGGAGATCATTTGACGATCATTCAACTTCTTGGAATGGTGCTCATCCTGGTTACGATCACCGTACTTAGTGTGAAGCAGTCCGAAACGGAGAAACATACAAAAGTCACAAACACTTAG
- a CDS encoding helix-turn-helix domain-containing protein, with amino-acid sequence MAIIINIDVMLAKRKMSVTELSEKVGITMANLSILKNGKAKAIRLSTLEAICKALDCQPGDILEYRPEEDGSYSEDES; translated from the coding sequence ATGGCAATAATAATCAATATTGATGTGATGTTGGCGAAACGGAAAATGAGTGTGACGGAACTGTCAGAGAAGGTTGGAATCACGATGGCGAACCTTTCGATACTGAAAAATGGAAAGGCAAAAGCGATTCGATTGTCGACTTTAGAGGCGATTTGTAAAGCCCTCGATTGTCAACCTGGGGATATTTTAGAATATAGACCTGAGGAAGATGGTTCATACAGCGAAGATGAAAGTTAA
- the mgtE gene encoding magnesium transporter, with translation MKRLNEEDRKSYFERIVNTLTTENIEDFRDTFLELHPTDQVELFQSLEKETRALVYHYLAADEFAEVFQGLELEEQQMIVFELDEIYAADMFNEMHADDIADFLSELNEPHAKAILAAMNKEEADDVKELLSYEPETAGAIMTKEFISIRATDTAAEVIEHLRQEGPDAETIYYLYVVDAKDKLVGVVSLRDLIIAPTDEQVENVMSTRVVSVEANTDQEEVANIIRDYDFLAAPVVSSTNELIGIITVDDVIDVIEEETTEDVGEISAARGATDVNVSSFTAARKRAPWIILLMFFGLITAEVIGQFEETLEAIVLLAVFIPLIMDSAGNTGTQSLAVMVRSLATGSFEKKGLWHTIKREFGTGVMLGLFCAIVLVIVIPFLYGSYMLALIVGVSLFLTLSIATTVGTIVPIIITKLKLDPAIASGPFITTVNDILGLLIYFSIATSLLQYL, from the coding sequence ATGAAGCGTTTAAATGAAGAAGATCGTAAATCCTATTTTGAAAGAATCGTAAACACATTAACTACAGAAAACATCGAGGACTTTCGCGACACCTTTTTAGAGTTACATCCAACTGATCAAGTCGAGCTTTTTCAATCATTAGAAAAAGAAACGCGTGCACTTGTCTATCACTATTTAGCTGCTGATGAATTTGCGGAAGTGTTCCAAGGGCTTGAACTCGAGGAGCAGCAAATGATTGTGTTTGAGCTTGATGAAATCTATGCGGCTGATATGTTCAACGAAATGCACGCTGATGATATTGCTGACTTTTTAAGCGAACTAAATGAGCCACATGCGAAGGCGATTTTAGCGGCGATGAATAAAGAAGAAGCTGATGATGTCAAAGAGCTCCTCTCCTATGAGCCCGAAACAGCCGGGGCGATTATGACAAAAGAGTTCATCTCGATCCGAGCAACCGATACAGCTGCGGAGGTCATTGAACACTTACGCCAGGAAGGGCCCGACGCTGAGACGATTTATTACCTTTATGTCGTTGATGCAAAAGATAAACTGGTTGGTGTTGTCTCATTGCGTGACCTTATCATCGCCCCAACGGATGAGCAAGTCGAAAACGTCATGAGTACGCGCGTCGTATCCGTTGAAGCGAACACCGATCAAGAGGAAGTGGCTAACATTATTCGTGACTACGACTTCTTAGCAGCACCTGTTGTCTCAAGCACAAATGAGTTAATCGGAATTATCACCGTCGATGATGTCATCGATGTTATCGAAGAAGAAACGACAGAAGATGTCGGTGAAATTAGTGCGGCGAGAGGGGCAACCGATGTCAATGTTAGCTCGTTTACGGCAGCGAGAAAACGTGCGCCATGGATTATTTTATTAATGTTCTTTGGACTTATTACCGCCGAAGTGATCGGTCAATTTGAAGAGACTCTTGAAGCGATCGTGCTATTGGCTGTCTTCATTCCATTAATTATGGACTCTGCCGGAAACACAGGGACACAGTCACTTGCCGTTATGGTACGTTCACTTGCAACAGGGTCTTTTGAAAAGAAAGGTCTCTGGCATACGATCAAACGTGAATTTGGCACTGGTGTCATGCTTGGATTGTTTTGTGCGATCGTGTTAGTGATTGTTATCCCGTTCTTATATGGGAGCTATATGCTCGCACTGATCGTTGGCGTTTCCTTATTCTTAACGTTAAGCATTGCAACAACGGTTGGAACGATCGTGCCGATTATTATTACAAAGTTAAAGTTAGATCCAGCGATCGCATCCGGCCCATTCATTACGACCGTTAATGACATTTTAGGCTTACTCATCTACTTTTCAATCGCAACATCACTCTTGCAGTATTTGTAG
- a CDS encoding CBO0543 family protein, whose protein sequence is MNEDLIRIQELFEQIHKINNEQIQIWIESIVFTWQWWVGIGLTLTPWIAWLILRKKESSLRLLTAGFFMMIIASWLDSLGIQLGLWIYKYEVIPFIPAFIPWDLSLMPVVTMFFLQVKPNINPFIKGIIFGFIAAFVAEPFFIWIEIYEPLNWEHIYSFPVYIILYIISHYLCNGKSFAALR, encoded by the coding sequence ATGAATGAAGACTTAATACGCATTCAGGAATTGTTTGAACAAATTCATAAAATAAACAACGAACAAATACAAATATGGATTGAATCTATTGTATTTACTTGGCAATGGTGGGTAGGAATTGGGTTGACGCTTACTCCTTGGATTGCTTGGCTCATACTTAGGAAGAAAGAAAGTTCATTGCGTTTGTTAACAGCTGGTTTTTTTATGATGATTATAGCATCGTGGTTAGATTCTCTTGGCATTCAATTGGGGCTTTGGATTTATAAGTACGAAGTAATTCCCTTTATCCCTGCCTTTATTCCTTGGGATTTATCTTTAATGCCTGTTGTTACCATGTTTTTTCTCCAAGTAAAGCCTAATATAAACCCATTCATAAAAGGGATCATTTTTGGATTCATAGCAGCCTTTGTAGCTGAGCCTTTCTTTATTTGGATTGAGATTTATGAACCTTTGAATTGGGAGCATATATATTCTTTTCCTGTCTATATCATTCTTTATATTATTTCTCACTATTTATGTAACGGAAAGTCATTTGCAGCTCTCCGATAA
- a CDS encoding MarR family winged helix-turn-helix transcriptional regulator — MDRNIEQSVGYQLGIVSHFIQNSYNQKLSEFNITVSQAKVLYFLVEHGNQFQSELQNRLYIKASSMNGIIETMRKKGLIEKVDSREDRRSKVIELTEAGRTMEARLWDELRTIEEELVRGFSVEEKQLVLAWLKKMQKNMRDQ; from the coding sequence ATGGATCGTAACATTGAACAAAGTGTTGGTTATCAACTTGGTATTGTTTCGCATTTTATCCAAAATAGCTATAATCAAAAGCTTTCAGAGTTTAATATAACTGTTTCACAAGCAAAGGTGCTTTATTTTCTCGTTGAGCATGGCAATCAGTTTCAATCTGAACTGCAAAACCGTCTCTACATCAAAGCGTCGTCGATGAATGGCATTATTGAGACGATGAGAAAGAAAGGTTTGATCGAGAAGGTCGATAGCAGGGAGGACCGTCGCTCAAAAGTGATTGAGTTGACGGAGGCTGGTCGGACCATGGAGGCAAGGCTGTGGGATGAGCTTCGTACGATCGAAGAAGAGCTTGTCCGCGGCTTTTCGGTTGAAGAGAAACAACTTGTATTGGCGTGGTTAAAGAAGATGCAAAAGAATATGAGGGATCAATAG
- a CDS encoding arsenic resistance protein, whose product MNIFEKLYTVIILFAVVIGISLGQVEGIRTNAEIAITPLLVAMLYVTFLQIPIAEIKKAFKNIKFTYTAVIINFVWTPLFAWLLAMVFLGDHPALYIGFIMLMVTPCTDWYLIFTGIAKGNVALSTAILPLNLLLQVILLPIYLLIFGGTTGVIELAFLVESIFLILFIPLVLAVLTNVLLRHKPQVRENLISNLSMLPILFLSLAIVAMFASQGQLLLAHLELIWLITIPILLFFIVNLYVSQKVGQLMKFSNPARTSLSLTTLARNSPIALAIAMTAFPDQPLISLTLVICPLLELPILAIITQVLLFISKN is encoded by the coding sequence TTGAACATATTCGAAAAACTATATACTGTTATTATCTTGTTCGCGGTTGTCATCGGGATTAGTCTAGGACAAGTAGAGGGAATACGCACGAATGCAGAAATCGCCATCACTCCTTTATTAGTAGCGATGCTCTATGTGACGTTCTTACAAATTCCTATCGCAGAGATCAAGAAAGCTTTTAAAAACATCAAATTCACCTATACTGCAGTAATCATCAACTTTGTCTGGACACCTCTATTCGCCTGGCTGCTTGCGATGGTATTTCTAGGTGACCACCCGGCATTATATATTGGCTTTATTATGCTCATGGTCACACCATGTACGGATTGGTACTTAATTTTTACCGGAATTGCAAAAGGAAATGTTGCCTTATCAACGGCCATCCTCCCTCTAAACTTACTCTTGCAGGTCATTTTACTACCGATCTATCTACTTATTTTCGGAGGCACAACAGGGGTTATCGAACTAGCTTTTCTCGTCGAGAGTATATTCCTTATACTCTTTATCCCTTTAGTCTTGGCCGTTTTAACAAATGTGTTATTAAGACACAAACCTCAGGTAAGGGAAAACCTTATCTCCAACCTTAGCATGTTACCGATTCTTTTCCTAAGTCTCGCGATTGTAGCGATGTTCGCTTCACAAGGTCAACTGTTACTTGCTCATTTAGAATTAATCTGGTTGATCACAATCCCGATCCTTTTATTTTTCATAGTGAACCTTTACGTTAGTCAAAAGGTAGGGCAGCTGATGAAATTCTCGAACCCGGCTCGAACGAGTTTGAGCTTGACGACTTTAGCAAGAAATTCGCCTATTGCCCTAGCGATTGCAATGACCGCATTCCCAGACCAACCATTAATCTCTTTAACACTCGTGATCTGTCCACTATTGGAATTACCGATTCTCGCGATCATCACTCAGGTTTTATTATTCATCTCAAAAAATTGA